In Acidobacteriota bacterium, the sequence GCACGACGGCCACGGCGAACCGATCGGGATCGATGTACGCCCTCGCTGCCCGGAGCACCTGCTCGGGCGTCACGCGGCGGATCGCCTCGAGGAGTTCGGGATCGCCTCCGGTGGGCTCTCCGTAGAGCAGCCCGAGAGCGTCGTAGTACGCCTGGTTGATGCTCGTCAGCCTCCGCATGAAGATCCTTCCGCGACGCGCGGCGACCACCCGCTCGAGCTCCTCCACCGGAGGCGGCTCCTCGCGGAGTTCGCGGAGGATCCGGAAGATCTCCTTCTCCGCGTGCTCGAGGTTCGTCGCGGCGGTTCCCATCGCGATCTGGAGCAGCCGGCGTCCGGCCCCGAGCGGCGTGAGACCGGCCCCGATCGAGTAAGCGAGCCCCTGGGTTTCGCGGAGATCCATCTGGAGCCTCCCGGACAGGACGAGAACCGCGACCTCCAACGCGGGCAGATCCTTCTCCGGCACGTCCACGATGGTCCCCACCCGCAGCGAACTCTGGCGCTTGCCCAGGGTGACCTCGCGGCGCGAACCGGCGGCGGTGGGCGCCGGCGGCGGGACGAGCGCCGTGGGCCGGGCGGGCTCGGCCGCCGGCGCCGGTGCTCGGGCGCCCCCCGTGCCGCGGCCGCCGAACAAGCGGGCGATGCGCCGCTCGATCTCGGACGGATCCACCCCGCCGCGCACGGCGAGGATCAGGTTGTCGGGCGCGAACAACGAAGAGTGCAGCGCGACCACCTCGTTTCGCGTGAGGCCGTCGAAGGAGCCGGGCTCTCCCGCGACCGGTCTGGAGAGCGGGTGTCCGGGCGCCAGCAGCTCGAGCAGGATCCGGCGGGACACTGCCGAAGGCGACTCGGCGGCGCGCCGCGCGCGATCCGCCATCCGCTCCGCCTCGCGCGTGACATCCTCCGCGGGGAAGAGCGGTTGCTGGATCAGCTCGGCGAGCAGGCGCAGGGCCTCCGGGGCCCGCTCGGCCCGCGACTCCAGCCGCACGAAGGAGAAATCGGGAGAGCTCTGGTAGTCGTCGAAGGGAATCCGCGGATCGTCGCGGAGCTTGAGCTGGGCACCCGCGAGGTCGAGTGCCCGGTCGAGTTCGAGCGCGTCGAGGCTCGCGGTTCCCGCTCGAAGCAGACCGTGCAGCAGCTCGGCCAGGCCGGGGCGTCCGGGCGGCTCGAGCGCCGACCGGTTGCGCGCCAGCAAGTGGACCGCGAAGACCGCCGAGTCGGGGTTCGGGCGGATCGATACGGTCAACCCGTTGGGAAGGACGAGGGTCCGCGGCCCGGCCTCGGGCGGGGCCGGCCACTCGGGCGCCGGCACAGCGAACTCCTCCACCGTTCCCGGTTCCTCGCCTGGCCCGGAGACGACCGCCAGCGCCTCCCGCCTGCCGAGGTACCGCCGGGCCACCGCGGCGATCTCCTCCGGGGTGACGGCCGCGAGCCGGGCCGCGGAGGCCTCGAGATCCGCGGCGCTCGCGTGGAGCAGCGCGGGGGCGCTGAACATCGCGTAGTAGTGCACCTGCTCGTCGAGAGTGGCCCGTGTCGTCAGCCGGCTCTCGCGCAGGGCGCGGAGCGACTCCAGGTCGAGGAGCCCGGGCGCCGCCGCCTCCGCCAGTGCCCGCCGCGCGCGCCGGATCACCTCCGCCGCCGGCACGCGCCCGGTGAGCGTCGCGTCGAGTTCGAGCACGCCGCGCCCGCCCACGGTGGAGTACGACAGCGCGGCGTCGAACGCCGCGGCAGGATCGCTCCGCACGAGATTCCGGACGAGCGGAGACCCCTCCCCGCTTCCAGCGAGGCGGACGAGGAGATCGAACGCCTCGGCATCGGGATCGCCCGCGTCCGGCGCAGGAAACGCCGCGCGCAGGTAGGTGCGCCCGGCCTCGATCTTCTCGTGGACGATCCGTGCCGGATCGGTGAGCGCGAGGGTGGGCCGGGGGACGCCGCTCTCCGCCTCCCCCGCGCCGCCGGGGACACCGAAGCGCTCCCGGATGCGCGCGAGCGCCTCGTCTGGCTCGAACTCTCCGGCGAGGAAAAGGACCATGTTCCCGGGACGGTACCGGCGATGGTAGTAGTCGAGAACGGCATCCCGCGCGAGAGCGGCGATCGACTCGGCCGTTCCCAGCACCGGCCGGGCGTAGGGCGACCCGGCGTGCAGCGCCCGGGTGAAGGCCAGATCGGCCTCGTGGGCGGGGTTGCTGGCGTCCCGGCGCATCTCCTCGAGGACGATCCCTTTTTCCTTGTCGAACTTGTCCTCCGGGAGAGTGGAGTGGAAGAGCATGTCGGCCTGGATCTCGAGCGCGCGGTCGAGCGATTCG encodes:
- a CDS encoding insulinase family protein, producing MATNGRRSVGQTVALAAGLASLLLAPGEAPAASGFAETVLPNGLRVVMRQVRGNPVVCSAVLVKSGVAWEPEGMSGASHFLEHLLFNGTRNRTQEQLYADVERIGAYNNATTRADHTLFLMLAPSESLDRALEIQADMLFHSTLPEDKFDKEKGIVLEEMRRDASNPAHEADLAFTRALHAGSPYARPVLGTAESIAALARDAVLDYYHRRYRPGNMVLFLAGEFEPDEALARIRERFGVPGGAGEAESGVPRPTLALTDPARIVHEKIEAGRTYLRAAFPAPDAGDPDAEAFDLLVRLAGSGEGSPLVRNLVRSDPAAAFDAALSYSTVGGRGVLELDATLTGRVPAAEVIRRARRALAEAAAPGLLDLESLRALRESRLTTRATLDEQVHYYAMFSAPALLHASAADLEASAARLAAVTPEEIAAVARRYLGRREALAVVSGPGEEPGTVEEFAVPAPEWPAPPEAGPRTLVLPNGLTVSIRPNPDSAVFAVHLLARNRSALEPPGRPGLAELLHGLLRAGTASLDALELDRALDLAGAQLKLRDDPRIPFDDYQSSPDFSFVRLESRAERAPEALRLLAELIQQPLFPAEDVTREAERMADRARRAAESPSAVSRRILLELLAPGHPLSRPVAGEPGSFDGLTRNEVVALHSSLFAPDNLILAVRGGVDPSEIERRIARLFGGRGTGGARAPAPAAEPARPTALVPPPAPTAAGSRREVTLGKRQSSLRVGTIVDVPEKDLPALEVAVLVLSGRLQMDLRETQGLAYSIGAGLTPLGAGRRLLQIAMGTAATNLEHAEKEIFRILRELREEPPPVEELERVVAARRGRIFMRRLTSINQAYYDALGLLYGEPTGGDPELLEAIRRVTPEQVLRAARAYIDPDRFAVAVVR